GATTCAAGTGAACCCCGTTAGAGAGATGATCTCTCTAACGGGGTGAAATACTGATACCGGTGAACCTAGTACAAGAACGCAAACAAAATCTCCAGAGAAAAGCACTTGAACCCTTGGACCCTAGTACCCTCGGCCCCTTATGTTTTTAGCACTTCACCCCGTTAGAGGACAACCTCTAACGGGGTTCACTTGACCCCTTGAATCCTTGACCCCTTGACCCCTGATGTTTTCACCCACTCTTTTTGAGATGTTCCCTACTTTTTTATCGCCTGGACGCCGATCAGCCTCTCTTTCATGGCGAGGAATTGATCCCGAAGGACCGAGGCCTTTTCAAATTCCAGGTTCCTGGCCGCATTCAGCATCTCCGCCTCCAGATCCCTGATCTTCCGATCGATCTCCTCGTCTGACAAGTAGGCTTCACCCGGTTCAGCGACAACCGACACCGTGATATAATCCGCCTCGCAGATCTGTACAAGCCCTTTGGGGATCGCCTTCATGATGGTCTGCGGCGTAATCCCCATCCGATGGTTGTATGCTTCCTGAGTCTTCCTCCTCCTGCTGGTTTCCCGCATCGCGTTTCGCATGGAATCAGTGATCCGATCGGCATAGAGAATCACCTGTCCGGAGGCGTTCCGGGCAGCGCGCCCCGTGGTCTGGATCAGGGACCGCTCGGATCGAAGAAAACCTTCCTTGTCTGCATCCAGAACTGCTACGAGCGAGACTTCGGGGAGGTCCAGACCCTCCCGAAGAAGATTGATCCCGATCAGGACATCAAAGTCCCCTTTGCGAAGAGACCGGAGGATCTCCATCCGTTCGATGGTCTGAATGTCCGAATGAAGGTATTTCACTCGTACACCCAGTTCGGAATAATAGTCCGTCAGATCCTCGGCCATCTTCTTGGTCAGCGTTGTCACAAGGACCCGTTCGTTCCGCTCCGCCCTGATCCTGATCTCGTTTAAAAGATCATCCACCTGTCCGTTGGCCGACCGGATGAAGATCTCAGGGTCGAGCAGGCCTGTCGGGCGGATGATCTGCTCCGCCACGGATGCCCCGGCCTTTTCCATCTCATATTGTGCGGGCGTGGCGGAAACGTAAATGACCTGTCCGGCCAGCCCCTCAAATTCGTCGAACCGGAGCGGGCGATTATCAAAGGCTGAAGGGAGACGGAAACCGTATTCGACCAGATTCTCCTTCCTGGACCGGTCTCCCCGATACATGCCGTTGAGCTGAGGGACGGTGATATGGCTCTCATCGATCACTACAAGGGTATCCCGGGGAAGATAATCAATCAAAGTGGGCGGCGGCTCCCCCGGCAGTCTGCCCGTGAGATGACGAGAATAGTTTTCGATCCCCTGGCAGTATCCGACCTCCTGAATCATCTCAAGATCAAAGAGGGTGCGCTGTTCGAGCCGCTGTGCCTCCACCAGTTTGTTCTGCCGCTCCAGTTCCGCCACCCTCTCCTGCAGCTCTTTACGGATCTCCCGGACTGCTTTCTCTATTCTTTCCTTTGGAGTGACATAGTGGCTCTTCGGGTAAACGGCGATCTTGGGCAGGCGGCGGATCCTATCCCCGGTCAGGAAATCCACTTCATAGATGGATTCCACCAGATCTCCAAAGAATTCCACTCGGATGGCTGTATCGGCATAGCTCGGCAGAATCTGTACCACATCCCCCCTGACGCGGAACGTCC
This genomic interval from Nitrospirae bacterium CG2_30_53_67 contains the following:
- a CDS encoding excinuclease ABC subunit B; amino-acid sequence: MTSFRVCSEFEPCGDQSEAIKRLSAWVQEGRSHMVLLGVTGSGKTFTMAKVIEEVQKTTLVIAPNKTLAAQLYNEFKFFFPENAVEYFVSYYDYYQPEAYIPQSDTYIEKDASINDEIDKLRHSATHSLLERNDVIIVASVSCIYGLGSPEAYHGMLVHLEEGCEIDRDAMLRKLVEIQYQRNEFEYKRGTFRVRGDVVQILPSYADTAIRVEFFGDLVESIYEVDFLTGDRIRRLPKIAVYPKSHYVTPKERIEKAVREIRKELQERVAELERQNKLVEAQRLEQRTLFDLEMIQEVGYCQGIENYSRHLTGRLPGEPPPTLIDYLPRDTLVVIDESHITVPQLNGMYRGDRSRKENLVEYGFRLPSAFDNRPLRFDEFEGLAGQVIYVSATPAQYEMEKAGASVAEQIIRPTGLLDPEIFIRSANGQVDDLLNEIRIRAERNERVLVTTLTKKMAEDLTDYYSELGVRVKYLHSDIQTIERMEILRSLRKGDFDVLIGINLLREGLDLPEVSLVAVLDADKEGFLRSERSLIQTTGRAARNASGQVILYADRITDSMRNAMRETSRRRKTQEAYNHRMGITPQTIMKAIPKGLVQICEADYITVSVVAEPGEAYLSDEEIDRKIRDLEAEMLNAARNLEFEKASVLRDQFLAMKERLIGVQAIKK